In a genomic window of Bradyrhizobium sp. LLZ17:
- a CDS encoding CaiB/BaiF CoA transferase family protein has protein sequence MRALEGLRVLDFAWVVAGPMIGRALADFGATVVRVESAKRLDFSRYYGPYPNGKFDARQSTSFENYNAGKLGLALDLSRDEGRAVARELATWADVVVENFSPGTMTRLGLDYEALRALNPRVIMLSTSLMGQSGPLGKTAGFGSAGAAFTGFLSLTGNPGEPPIGQFGPYTDLVAPRFSIFMLLAALDHRRRAGEGMLIDIAQTEATIEFLAPQIAHYCESGHVAGAIGNRDPAFAPHGVFPARGNHRWVAIVARNDVEWNRLAALMGQAHLAQDPRFNTLAARKANEDALEAVISDWSRHHHAEVIEEQLQGHGIPAHVVASSPEIVSDLQLKARGYLVRLPHPVMGEAVIESAPYQLSDTPARYDLCAPTVGRDNDYVLRELLGYSSDRIAALKETGALT, from the coding sequence ATGCGCGCACTTGAGGGTTTGAGGGTACTCGATTTTGCCTGGGTCGTAGCGGGACCCATGATCGGACGAGCGCTCGCCGATTTCGGCGCGACCGTCGTTCGGGTCGAGTCGGCCAAGCGATTGGACTTCTCACGCTACTACGGCCCATACCCGAACGGCAAGTTCGACGCGCGACAATCCACCAGCTTTGAAAATTACAACGCTGGAAAATTGGGCCTTGCTCTCGATCTTTCGCGCGACGAGGGGCGCGCCGTCGCGCGCGAGCTCGCAACATGGGCCGATGTGGTCGTCGAAAACTTTTCACCAGGAACGATGACCCGCTTGGGCCTGGATTATGAAGCCCTGCGAGCGCTCAACCCGCGCGTCATCATGCTTAGCACGTCGCTGATGGGACAAAGCGGGCCGTTAGGCAAGACCGCGGGGTTCGGCAGCGCCGGCGCAGCCTTTACGGGCTTTTTGTCGTTGACCGGAAATCCGGGCGAGCCTCCCATCGGACAATTTGGACCTTATACCGATTTGGTCGCGCCCCGCTTTTCGATCTTCATGTTACTGGCGGCCCTCGATCATAGAAGACGCGCCGGGGAGGGGATGCTGATCGACATCGCACAAACCGAAGCGACCATCGAATTCCTTGCACCCCAGATCGCGCATTACTGCGAAAGTGGACACGTTGCCGGGGCAATTGGGAATCGCGATCCCGCCTTTGCGCCACATGGCGTGTTCCCAGCCCGCGGCAATCATCGCTGGGTGGCGATCGTCGCGCGCAACGATGTAGAATGGAACCGGTTGGCTGCCCTCATGGGGCAGGCCCATCTGGCGCAGGACCCTCGCTTTAATACACTAGCCGCGCGCAAAGCGAATGAAGATGCACTAGAAGCTGTCATCTCGGATTGGTCCCGACACCACCACGCAGAAGTCATCGAAGAGCAGTTGCAGGGACACGGCATTCCCGCACATGTCGTAGCCTCGAGTCCTGAGATTGTATCCGATCTCCAGCTGAAGGCCCGGGGCTATCTCGTCCGCCTACCGCACCCGGTTATGGGCGAGGCAGTAATCGAATCCGCGCCTTACCAGCTTTCGGATACGCCCGCCCGCTATGATCTCTGCGCTCCCACTGTTGGCCGCGATAATGATTATGTTCTGCGTGAGCTTCTGGGTTATTCGTCGGATCGGATCGCGGCATTGAAAGAAACCGGCGCACTAACGTGA
- a CDS encoding M24 family metallopeptidase has product MITCQNEEPTFILRKMDAPAAIHQSFLSRDSIISYPESLIGTPGKDGYDGVIDHVHKLGLANRSVGLEIGDLTVYTVEKFKARLPAATIVDCTKAVAWIRGVKSELEIAIMREAAAIADAGIMRAAEVIRAGVREADAMAEISATLARGANGKVGTDIAGNFFCSSPRTGTSHIRWSEDNIRDGSQINLELGGVRHAYVSAMSRTFSVGAPSDQLRRINDAQLAGMEEALASVRPGVPCRDVANAFYRTIEKYGYKKESRCGYAIGIDWTEPTASFARGDETLLKTNMTFHLMLGNWIEEDFGYVVSDTIRVTETGVDVLTLAPRKLFELS; this is encoded by the coding sequence GTGATTACGTGCCAAAATGAGGAACCCACATTCATCTTGCGCAAAATGGATGCGCCTGCAGCGATTCACCAGTCGTTCCTGTCGCGCGATAGCATCATAAGCTATCCTGAGAGCCTCATCGGGACACCGGGCAAAGATGGCTACGACGGTGTAATTGATCATGTGCACAAACTCGGCTTGGCGAATAGATCTGTCGGACTCGAGATCGGCGATCTCACTGTGTATACTGTCGAAAAGTTCAAAGCACGACTGCCGGCCGCAACTATTGTTGACTGCACTAAAGCGGTCGCTTGGATCCGTGGCGTCAAATCCGAGCTTGAAATAGCCATCATGCGAGAAGCTGCAGCCATCGCTGATGCAGGTATCATGCGTGCCGCCGAAGTGATCCGAGCTGGCGTGCGTGAAGCGGATGCAATGGCCGAAATCTCCGCAACGCTTGCGCGGGGTGCAAATGGCAAAGTTGGGACGGATATTGCGGGCAACTTCTTTTGTTCCTCGCCACGTACGGGGACTTCCCATATTCGTTGGAGCGAGGACAACATTCGTGACGGATCTCAGATCAACCTCGAGCTTGGTGGCGTACGCCATGCTTACGTTTCAGCTATGAGCCGCACCTTCTCTGTGGGCGCTCCCTCGGATCAGTTACGTCGCATCAACGATGCACAACTAGCAGGCATGGAAGAAGCGCTCGCCAGTGTCCGGCCCGGCGTCCCTTGCAGGGACGTAGCCAACGCCTTTTATCGAACGATCGAAAAGTATGGCTACAAGAAGGAATCTCGCTGCGGCTATGCTATTGGCATCGATTGGACCGAGCCGACAGCGAGCTTCGCGAGAGGCGACGAAACATTGCTCAAGACGAATATGACCTTCCATCTTATGCTCGGAAACTGGATAGAAGAGGATTTTGGGTACGTGGTGAGCGATACAATTCGTGTTACCGAAACGGGTGTCGACGTTTTGACTCTGGCGCCTCGCAAGCTCTTCGAATTGAGTTGA
- a CDS encoding Lrp/AsnC family transcriptional regulator codes for MQYDRIDARILGIVQKNNRLTSEVIGEMVGLSATACQRRLKRLRSERIIEADVSILSAKAVGRPIQMLVMVTLERERSDIIDKFKKAVKSSPEVVNGFYVTGDADFVLYISARTMEDYEQFTRRFFYENSDIKGFKTMVVMDRVKAGFAVPVEIPHEE; via the coding sequence GTGCAATACGATCGAATAGACGCCCGTATTCTTGGGATCGTGCAGAAGAACAACCGTCTAACGTCCGAGGTGATCGGCGAAATGGTCGGACTTTCTGCTACCGCGTGTCAACGAAGGCTGAAGAGACTCCGTTCGGAACGCATAATAGAAGCTGACGTGTCGATCTTGTCGGCAAAAGCAGTAGGACGACCAATTCAAATGCTCGTTATGGTGACGCTGGAGCGGGAGCGTTCGGATATTATCGATAAGTTCAAAAAGGCCGTCAAATCCTCGCCGGAGGTCGTGAATGGATTTTACGTCACCGGCGACGCTGACTTTGTCCTATATATTTCGGCGCGTACTATGGAAGACTACGAGCAGTTTACTCGCCGTTTCTTCTACGAGAATTCGGACATCAAGGGCTTCAAGACCATGGTGGTGATGGATCGAGTAAAGGCCGGCTTTGCCGTTCCAGTTGAGATACCGCACGAGGAGTGA
- a CDS encoding aminotransferase, which translates to MTDIKRIAELDRSSVLHPFTQLKDFATGKLGDPTIISGGKGVRIEDAQGRSYIDGFAGLYCVNIGYGRTEVAEAIARQAYKLAYYHTYAGHTTEELAVLSDRLVRMTPGKPSKVFFGLSGSDANETQAKLVWYYNNLRGQPKKKKIISRERGYHGCSVISGSMTGMSFYHDYVDLPVPGILHTGAPHHYWGAEPGETEESFSRRRAAELEQLIVQEGPETIGAFIAEPVLGTGGITPPPVGYWGEIQAVLRRYDVLLIADEVICGFGRTGADFGSTLYGIEPDLVTVAKGLTSGYVPLSGAIVGERVYGVMEEAADRVGAFSHGYTYSGHPIAAAAANAVLDIVEKERLSDRARIVGAHFHKRLNERFAQLEIVGEVRAVGLLGAVEFVADRHTKRRFDPELKVGARISKAARDLGLIVRAMPHGEILGFAPPLVVSEAEVDEIVDLAYEATKQVIDELTRESSID; encoded by the coding sequence ATGACTGACATTAAGAGGATCGCCGAGTTAGATCGCTCGAGCGTTCTGCACCCTTTCACTCAGCTCAAAGACTTCGCCACAGGCAAGCTTGGTGATCCCACCATCATTTCTGGGGGGAAGGGTGTCCGAATCGAAGACGCGCAGGGACGTAGTTACATTGACGGATTTGCTGGCCTTTATTGCGTAAATATTGGGTATGGCCGGACTGAGGTGGCTGAGGCTATCGCGCGCCAAGCGTATAAGTTGGCTTACTACCACACATATGCGGGCCACACGACCGAAGAGCTCGCCGTTTTATCGGATCGTCTCGTACGTATGACGCCAGGTAAGCCAAGCAAAGTGTTCTTTGGCTTGTCCGGATCTGACGCCAACGAAACTCAGGCTAAGCTAGTTTGGTATTACAACAATCTACGTGGTCAACCTAAGAAGAAAAAGATTATCTCGCGCGAGCGAGGCTACCATGGCTGCTCGGTAATTTCCGGTTCGATGACCGGTATGTCATTTTACCACGATTACGTGGACCTCCCCGTTCCGGGTATTTTGCACACAGGCGCACCGCACCACTATTGGGGCGCCGAGCCGGGCGAGACGGAAGAGTCGTTTTCTCGCCGACGTGCAGCCGAGCTTGAGCAACTCATCGTGCAAGAGGGTCCCGAAACGATTGGAGCCTTCATTGCTGAGCCGGTGCTGGGGACGGGAGGGATCACGCCGCCCCCAGTTGGATATTGGGGTGAAATTCAGGCTGTGCTCAGGCGTTACGACGTTCTTCTGATCGCAGACGAGGTGATTTGCGGATTCGGTCGCACCGGCGCTGACTTCGGTAGCACGTTGTACGGAATCGAGCCCGATCTGGTGACAGTCGCCAAAGGTCTGACGTCGGGGTACGTGCCGCTATCTGGAGCCATCGTTGGCGAAAGGGTTTACGGAGTTATGGAGGAAGCAGCGGATCGTGTCGGGGCGTTTTCGCATGGATATACTTATTCCGGCCACCCGATTGCGGCCGCTGCTGCCAATGCGGTTCTCGATATCGTGGAAAAGGAGCGCTTGAGTGACCGCGCAAGGATTGTTGGCGCGCATTTCCATAAGCGCCTCAATGAACGGTTTGCGCAACTAGAAATCGTTGGGGAGGTGCGAGCCGTGGGGTTGCTCGGCGCTGTCGAGTTTGTTGCGGATCGCCACACGAAGCGGCGGTTTGATCCGGAGCTCAAGGTGGGTGCCCGCATCTCTAAGGCTGCCCGTGATCTTGGGCTCATTGTACGAGCAATGCCGCATGGAGAAATTCTTGGCTTTGCTCCGCCGTTGGTTGTGTCAGAAGCCGAAGTAGACGAGATCGTCGACTTGGCTTACGAAGCAACGAAGCAGGTAATTGACGAACTCACGAGAGAATCATCAATCGATTAA
- a CDS encoding NAD-dependent succinate-semialdehyde dehydrogenase has protein sequence MDLQISRPKHSHSTGLARKCLESLRRRDFVSGAALVDGRWVAGEKRDFVFDPATGEEIATVARCDAADMKIAISAAERSFPAWRELLPAKRGVVLRSWASLMLNHSEELAILVTSEQGKPLAEARQEIAYGAGFLEWFAAEGERAYGETIPSHTLGSLLHVRMQPIGIAAAVTPWNFPVAMITRKAGAALAAGCPIVVKPAPETPLSALAVARLAIEAGVPCGVFQVLVGDPVELSAPLLRDTRIRALSFTGSTRVGRLLLEAAAETVKKVSLELGGHAPFIVFDDVDVDKAVEGAMAAKFATSGQDCLAANRIYVQKGIYSAFVKAFAAKMARLKVGHGLDPATNIGPMTKSSVADKCRMQIDDAVTKGAQVFSIKQDECLGPNFILPSLLSDVTEHMLVAREETFGPVAAVLPFDSEEEVVARANASEMGLAGYVYTDSLRQALRVSEQIECGMLGINTASFTGPPIPFGGWKQSGIGREGSRHGIAEYMELKYVCFGDLAR, from the coding sequence ATGGACTTACAGATTTCTCGACCCAAACATTCGCATTCGACCGGTCTGGCTAGGAAGTGCCTCGAGTCTTTGCGGCGTCGCGATTTTGTTTCGGGAGCGGCTCTCGTTGATGGTCGCTGGGTTGCCGGCGAGAAAAGAGATTTTGTGTTCGATCCGGCTACCGGGGAGGAGATCGCGACCGTCGCTCGTTGTGACGCCGCTGATATGAAGATAGCGATCTCGGCGGCTGAGCGATCTTTTCCCGCTTGGCGAGAGCTGCTGCCGGCCAAACGCGGGGTCGTTCTTAGATCTTGGGCATCATTGATGCTCAATCACTCAGAGGAGCTGGCCATTTTGGTGACGAGCGAGCAGGGCAAGCCGCTAGCCGAGGCGCGCCAAGAAATCGCCTATGGTGCTGGATTTCTCGAGTGGTTCGCTGCAGAGGGCGAGCGTGCTTACGGCGAGACGATTCCGAGCCACACGCTCGGAAGTCTGCTTCATGTGCGGATGCAGCCAATCGGCATCGCGGCGGCCGTCACGCCCTGGAATTTTCCTGTCGCGATGATTACCCGAAAGGCTGGGGCGGCTCTTGCAGCCGGTTGTCCGATCGTTGTGAAACCTGCTCCGGAGACCCCGCTCTCCGCTCTTGCTGTGGCCAGGTTAGCTATAGAGGCCGGCGTGCCGTGCGGTGTGTTTCAAGTGCTTGTTGGTGATCCCGTCGAACTTTCGGCGCCTCTATTACGCGATACAAGAATACGCGCTCTTTCGTTCACGGGCTCTACCAGAGTTGGACGTCTACTTCTGGAAGCGGCGGCCGAAACAGTAAAGAAAGTCTCGCTCGAACTAGGGGGGCACGCGCCTTTCATCGTTTTTGACGATGTCGATGTTGACAAGGCTGTCGAAGGAGCCATGGCTGCAAAATTTGCGACATCGGGCCAGGACTGTCTGGCTGCCAATCGCATCTACGTACAAAAGGGCATCTATAGCGCTTTCGTTAAGGCGTTTGCCGCGAAGATGGCTCGACTCAAAGTCGGTCACGGCCTGGACCCTGCCACTAACATAGGGCCTATGACGAAATCATCGGTGGCCGACAAGTGTAGGATGCAAATCGATGATGCGGTGACAAAAGGAGCACAAGTCTTTTCTATAAAGCAGGATGAATGCCTGGGTCCAAACTTCATTCTTCCGAGCCTGCTCAGTGACGTCACCGAACACATGCTTGTTGCACGCGAAGAAACATTCGGGCCAGTTGCCGCTGTGCTGCCGTTTGACTCTGAAGAAGAAGTCGTTGCTCGAGCCAACGCTAGTGAAATGGGTCTGGCCGGCTACGTCTATACGGACAGCTTGCGTCAAGCGCTCCGAGTGTCTGAGCAGATCGAATGCGGCATGCTGGGCATCAATACGGCTTCATTTACAGGCCCTCCTATTCCGTTCGGTGGGTGGAAGCAGTCCGGGATCGGTCGCGAAGGCTCACGACACGGCATCGCGGAATACATGGAACTGAAGTACGTCTGCTTCGGCGATCTGGCGCGTTAG
- a CDS encoding extracellular solute-binding protein: MGKAKSTSFADDQVRCAGASGVDSVQTITASEWGGVHIESIKKIADEQSDVDINWQTIAGAINILPKIRAAWPQPGIDLVAGYEASFQEIARQNWAEPVTAANVPNIVDVPEKLLMKDSGGNIINIPRTITATLWFCRQDIMPFEITQLDDLLDPRLKGKICFPALTINSGLQLLSLALYQGGDERNIEPAWEFIKKLARSGNIGRVAKSGSEVVNTISSGESCLTFECGTHAIELARKFKIRYLIKMDPQKTGFWTYLAHHGWCVLKGGNTDAAFKFANFVIGPERNAEFNQLVGGIPANIKSKVSDEAKLLAFNNEEIERYTYIPDWSYLTEQSGAWLDRWEQEVAPLL, encoded by the coding sequence ATGGGAAAAGCGAAATCCACATCGTTCGCTGACGATCAAGTGCGGTGTGCGGGCGCCTCCGGCGTAGACAGTGTTCAGACCATCACTGCATCGGAATGGGGCGGAGTCCATATCGAGTCAATCAAGAAGATTGCAGACGAGCAGTCGGACGTAGACATTAACTGGCAAACCATCGCTGGCGCCATCAATATTTTGCCCAAAATTAGGGCCGCGTGGCCGCAGCCTGGCATAGATTTGGTGGCAGGGTACGAGGCTTCGTTTCAAGAAATCGCACGCCAAAACTGGGCCGAGCCAGTCACCGCGGCGAACGTTCCGAACATCGTGGACGTTCCAGAGAAGCTACTGATGAAAGATAGCGGCGGCAACATCATAAACATTCCCCGAACAATAACCGCAACCTTGTGGTTCTGCCGACAGGATATCATGCCTTTCGAGATCACTCAGCTAGACGATCTTTTGGACCCTCGGCTCAAAGGTAAGATTTGTTTTCCAGCCCTCACCATCAACTCTGGTCTTCAATTACTATCCTTGGCTCTCTACCAAGGCGGCGACGAGAGAAACATCGAGCCGGCGTGGGAGTTCATCAAAAAGTTAGCGCGCAGTGGGAATATCGGTCGCGTCGCAAAATCAGGCTCCGAGGTCGTGAACACAATCAGTTCAGGCGAAAGCTGCCTAACCTTTGAATGCGGTACCCACGCTATCGAATTGGCCCGCAAGTTCAAGATCCGATACCTGATCAAGATGGATCCGCAGAAGACGGGGTTCTGGACATACCTCGCTCACCACGGATGGTGCGTCCTGAAAGGTGGGAACACGGATGCCGCGTTCAAGTTCGCAAATTTCGTCATTGGTCCGGAGCGAAACGCGGAGTTTAATCAGCTCGTCGGAGGCATACCTGCCAACATCAAATCGAAAGTCTCTGACGAAGCCAAGCTCCTAGCGTTCAACAACGAGGAAATCGAGCGATATACATATATCCCCGATTGGTCTTATCTAACAGAACAGTCGGGTGCCTGGTTGGATCGCTGGGAACAGGAAGTTGCGCCCCTGCTCTAG
- a CDS encoding Lrp/AsnC family transcriptional regulator has protein sequence MQYDRTDARILEIVQRNNRLTSEVVGEMAGLSATACQRRLKRLRTEGIIEADVSIVSPKAVGRPIQMLVLVTLERERSDIIDRFKKAIRSSGDVVNGFYVTGDADFVLYLTARTMEEYEQFTRQFFYENSNIKGFKTMIIIDRVKVGFAIPIEVPEKD, from the coding sequence ATGCAATACGATCGGACAGATGCCCGCATCCTAGAGATCGTGCAAAGGAACAACCGTTTAACTTCTGAGGTGGTCGGTGAAATGGCAGGGCTTTCTGCTACAGCCTGTCAACGACGACTAAAGAGGCTCCGCACAGAGGGCATCATCGAAGCAGATGTCTCTATCGTTTCCCCAAAGGCAGTAGGAAGACCTATTCAGATGCTAGTGCTGGTCACTTTAGAGCGAGAGCGTTCGGATATAATTGATAGGTTCAAGAAAGCCATCAGATCGTCAGGTGACGTAGTGAACGGATTTTACGTGACCGGCGACGCTGATTTTGTTCTATATCTCACAGCGCGCACCATGGAAGAATATGAGCAGTTCACCCGCCAGTTCTTTTATGAGAACTCGAATATCAAGGGCTTTAAGACGATGATCATAATCGATCGCGTAAAAGTAGGTTTCGCCATTCCGATTGAGGTTCCAGAGAAGGACTGA
- a CDS encoding CoA transferase — protein MTENITSTKSVGFLAPYRVLDLTDERGLIAGAMFGRLGADVIQVEPPRGSPGRNVPPFAQDAPVGENSLYWSAYASGKRGVTCALDRAEGRSLLHQLVATADVLFESQGAALHPELRFDALKEINPRLVHVTITPFGSNGPKARYLDSDLIVWAAAGPLGPNCDDRGKPLRISVPQSYLHAGADAASGALLALFARNKTGEGQHVDISIQQSVAMTTCSANLAAAVGHENYSIDIPLEAVEPHLSGLRRRRVIWQVKDGVVHMYLRDGSEGRFTNNLFKWMRGNGVVPSGVAEWDWIELPQLIETGKVSKRQVEQARAAIVACFACYTKRELMEVASGEGS, from the coding sequence ATGACGGAGAATATAACGTCGACCAAGAGTGTGGGCTTTCTTGCGCCCTATCGCGTGCTGGATCTTACCGACGAGCGGGGCCTCATAGCGGGCGCGATGTTCGGTCGTCTCGGCGCCGACGTCATCCAGGTTGAGCCGCCGCGGGGTTCGCCGGGCCGAAATGTCCCGCCATTCGCGCAAGATGCGCCGGTGGGCGAGAATTCTCTCTACTGGTCTGCCTATGCGTCTGGAAAGCGTGGCGTGACGTGTGCGCTCGATCGCGCCGAAGGACGCTCGCTTTTGCATCAGCTTGTTGCCACGGCCGATGTGCTATTCGAAAGCCAAGGCGCGGCGCTACACCCAGAGCTCCGCTTCGATGCGCTAAAAGAGATCAATCCGCGCCTCGTGCACGTCACCATCACACCCTTCGGATCGAATGGTCCCAAGGCAAGATATTTGGATAGCGACTTGATCGTCTGGGCGGCGGCCGGACCGCTTGGGCCCAATTGCGACGATCGCGGCAAACCCCTCAGGATCAGCGTGCCTCAATCTTATTTACACGCTGGCGCCGATGCGGCCTCGGGCGCGCTTCTTGCCCTTTTTGCTCGCAACAAAACGGGAGAAGGCCAGCATGTGGACATCTCAATACAGCAAAGCGTTGCAATGACTACGTGTTCGGCCAACTTGGCGGCTGCCGTTGGCCATGAGAATTACTCGATCGACATTCCCTTGGAGGCGGTGGAACCGCATCTGAGCGGCTTGCGCAGACGGCGAGTCATCTGGCAGGTGAAAGACGGAGTTGTGCATATGTATCTCCGCGATGGATCCGAGGGCCGCTTCACGAACAATCTTTTCAAATGGATGCGCGGCAACGGGGTGGTTCCTTCAGGGGTGGCTGAATGGGATTGGATCGAATTGCCGCAGCTAATTGAAACCGGAAAAGTAAGCAAGCGACAGGTCGAGCAGGCGCGCGCGGCGATCGTAGCCTGCTTCGCCTGTTATACCAAACGCGAACTTATGGAGGTTGCCTCGGGTGAGGGATCTTGA